The following proteins are co-located in the Blastopirellula marina genome:
- a CDS encoding MotA/TolQ/ExbB proton channel family protein, with the protein MTDNGVERIRPSRFCRSLLSSVFCALALFSLISTTAAQAPQIVEAAPAAAQPAPLPNLQEVAEGDPIPTKNLLQVFRDGGLLMYPIGLCSFILLVFVFERAISLRRGRVIPRPFVKRFIEQVKDGRIDQDQALALCEENQSPVAEVFAAAVKKWGRSCVEVEQAILDSGERVTSRLRQYLRLFNGISTISPLLGLLGTVLGMISAFNAIAANGEAASQRELLASGISQALLTTAAGLTVALPALIAYLFFSGRVDRLIIEIDAHSQEVVNAIASDGWKEKKKSPSRRASRSTAKAA; encoded by the coding sequence ATGACTGACAATGGGGTAGAAAGGATTCGACCCTCACGCTTTTGCCGCTCGCTTCTGTCGAGCGTGTTTTGTGCGTTGGCGTTGTTTTCCTTGATCAGTACAACCGCGGCTCAAGCTCCGCAAATTGTGGAGGCCGCGCCCGCCGCGGCTCAGCCCGCACCGCTGCCGAACTTGCAAGAGGTTGCCGAAGGGGATCCGATCCCCACCAAGAACCTGTTGCAGGTCTTTCGGGATGGTGGCCTATTGATGTACCCGATCGGGCTTTGCTCGTTCATCTTGTTGGTCTTCGTCTTTGAGCGAGCAATCAGCCTCCGCCGAGGCCGAGTCATTCCGCGCCCGTTCGTGAAGCGTTTCATCGAGCAGGTCAAAGATGGCCGCATCGATCAGGATCAGGCCCTCGCCCTGTGCGAAGAGAACCAAAGCCCCGTAGCGGAAGTCTTCGCCGCAGCGGTGAAGAAGTGGGGACGAAGCTGTGTGGAAGTCGAGCAAGCGATTCTCGACTCCGGCGAACGAGTCACTTCACGACTACGTCAGTATCTGCGATTGTTCAATGGAATCAGCACGATCAGTCCTTTGCTGGGGCTGCTGGGTACGGTGCTGGGTATGATCAGCGCGTTCAATGCGATTGCGGCCAACGGCGAAGCAGCCAGCCAACGCGAACTGTTGGCCAGCGGTATCAGCCAGGCACTGCTTACCACGGCGGCTGGTCTGACGGTCGCCTTGCCGGCACTGATCGCTTACTTGTTCTTTTCGGGGCGTGTCGATCGCTTGATCATCGAGATCGACGCCCATAGCCAGGAAGTGGTCAATGCGATCGCCTCGGATGGTTGGAAGGAAAAGAAGAAGTCTCCGTCGCGCCGTGCGTCTCGCTCTACCGCGAAAGCGGCTTAA
- a CDS encoding ExbD/TolR family protein: MPLKTHHEEAPALNLTPMIDILFLLIIFFMVGSKFTEIEKSVDLDVPQVSDMGALTTAPEKKVINIFRDGRVMLGTREVDLTDLQAELAASLAEYQDLGVLVRGDSDVPFQQVATVLTTVRQAGIAEMAISVRLSNERR; this comes from the coding sequence ATGCCGCTGAAAACGCACCACGAAGAGGCACCGGCGCTGAACTTGACGCCGATGATCGATATTTTGTTCCTGCTGATCATCTTCTTCATGGTCGGCTCGAAGTTCACCGAAATCGAAAAGTCGGTCGACCTTGACGTGCCGCAAGTGAGCGACATGGGCGCGCTGACCACGGCACCTGAGAAGAAGGTGATTAACATCTTCCGCGATGGACGCGTTATGCTCGGCACGCGGGAAGTCGATCTGACCGACCTGCAAGCCGAATTGGCCGCCTCGTTGGCAGAGTATCAAGATCTAGGGGTGCTGGTGCGTGGCGATAGCGATGTTCCCTTTCAGCAGGTTGCGACCGTGCTGACCACCGTGCGTCAGGCCGGCATCGCCGAGATGGCCATCTCGGTTCGTCTCTCGAACGAGCGGAGGTAA
- a CDS encoding tetratricopeptide repeat protein has protein sequence MKPLIQHGLLIIVLLVCGMEARTVLADRASEQYRVSSFHYSRGEWKPAIEAFDQFLADNPDHPQVGSVHFYRGECLLQLGRYDESLRAHTLFLSKAAGHPFTEHSEFRIAECYYLSGQKEAAANAFDLFLSKYPTSKLAPHAYPYLAEIAADKKNWDDAILMYNKAVKAAASPNVVIESRLGLARAYSKLHMWKEAGLAYEQLLVDLKEKTEQYPTGSIALEAGIAEYRGGNYRRGVSRFELAAKNQNDLSNQANFWIAKTYYQVRDWKNALERLNQLKTDKALPEFQDEIHYLIGKIYLEEGKKSEAVAMFNEQLTAWPESTWADEALYQLLTISLEKDDMNAAVETWSKLAKLPTASELTVRAQLTLASALQRHSSHDQALQVLASEFPTVEAGAENEQRHNYLTAVSLFATQRTHEAREVLGQISANSQGSYAGLSLLLLGMIHSQQQQWAEAADAYAKSLKQLESTEHRNIAQLRRTTALVHAEKLEEAKQVWSQVDRNVIPNDQYLGEVAQIANGVYRAGDNDWARQLYQQMAAEGNPPQFVEQGLAGLAWCQLASSDAASASATLDNLMAKNPSSPLAVGALYQQAQQLEATDLDLALARYGQLIEHHPSDRLAAHARLRTATILDRLDRDAEAEAILLKLTTDPTSVLPTEDIWYRLAWVRLDQQKTDEALDAFEQIHRHFRESDLWEDSTYRLAEAALKAGNTEKAREYLKQLLEDNAKPADVKSKVALFGRYMLGQVEIQAGKWNEAIPLMDQVAEEAKTEPLHSMAVFWSGEARFRSDKFADAQTKFDQLLTENLGRQQESLPVAEMRLAQIYAHQGDWDKAYEQAQEIGRKYPNFAQAHELDYLLGRCLARRGEFQAARAAYMKVVQSPVAANSETASMAQWMIGETYFHQKNYDAAIRSYVKVATSPNNFPKWKAAALLQIGKCHEIQEDWEKATQYYSEVKADHVDSPFAPEAETRLSVVRQRTQQAQLETTRK, from the coding sequence ATGAAACCCCTTATCCAACATGGCTTGCTGATAATCGTTTTGTTGGTCTGCGGCATGGAAGCCCGCACCGTCCTGGCGGATCGTGCGTCTGAGCAGTACCGCGTGTCGTCGTTCCACTATTCGCGTGGCGAATGGAAACCGGCCATCGAAGCGTTCGATCAGTTCTTAGCCGACAATCCAGACCATCCACAAGTTGGTTCTGTCCACTTTTACCGTGGCGAATGTCTTTTGCAGTTGGGGCGTTACGACGAATCACTGCGGGCCCACACGCTGTTTCTTAGCAAAGCGGCCGGACATCCGTTCACCGAGCATTCCGAGTTCCGCATCGCCGAGTGTTACTACTTAAGTGGTCAGAAGGAAGCCGCGGCCAACGCGTTCGACCTCTTCCTCAGTAAGTATCCGACCAGCAAGCTGGCTCCCCATGCGTATCCCTACCTGGCGGAAATCGCCGCCGACAAAAAGAATTGGGACGACGCCATCCTGATGTACAACAAGGCTGTCAAAGCGGCCGCTTCGCCGAACGTCGTGATCGAATCGCGGCTTGGCTTGGCGCGAGCTTACTCGAAGTTGCACATGTGGAAGGAAGCCGGCCTCGCTTACGAACAATTGCTGGTCGACCTCAAAGAGAAGACCGAACAATACCCCACCGGTTCGATCGCTCTGGAAGCTGGCATCGCCGAATATCGTGGCGGCAACTATCGCCGCGGTGTCAGCCGGTTTGAACTTGCTGCAAAGAACCAGAACGATCTGTCCAATCAGGCCAACTTCTGGATCGCCAAAACCTACTACCAAGTTCGCGATTGGAAGAACGCCCTCGAGCGGCTCAATCAGCTGAAGACCGACAAAGCATTGCCGGAATTCCAAGACGAGATCCACTATCTCATTGGTAAGATCTACCTGGAAGAAGGTAAGAAGAGTGAAGCGGTCGCGATGTTCAACGAGCAACTGACCGCCTGGCCGGAATCGACCTGGGCCGACGAAGCCCTTTATCAATTGCTGACGATTTCGCTTGAAAAAGACGACATGAACGCCGCGGTGGAAACCTGGTCGAAACTGGCCAAGTTACCGACGGCCAGCGAACTGACCGTGCGAGCTCAGCTCACCTTGGCTTCCGCACTGCAGCGACACAGCAGCCACGATCAGGCATTGCAGGTTCTGGCGTCCGAGTTTCCGACCGTCGAAGCGGGGGCCGAAAACGAACAACGCCACAACTATCTGACGGCCGTTTCTCTCTTCGCTACGCAGCGTACCCACGAAGCTCGCGAAGTGCTCGGTCAGATCTCGGCCAACAGCCAGGGAAGCTACGCCGGCTTATCGCTGCTGCTGCTGGGGATGATCCACAGTCAACAACAACAGTGGGCGGAAGCCGCCGATGCGTATGCCAAGTCGCTGAAACAATTGGAATCGACCGAGCATCGCAACATTGCTCAACTCCGTCGCACAACGGCCTTGGTGCACGCTGAAAAGCTGGAAGAAGCGAAGCAGGTTTGGAGCCAGGTCGATCGGAACGTGATTCCCAACGATCAGTACTTGGGCGAAGTCGCCCAGATTGCCAACGGCGTGTATCGTGCCGGCGACAATGATTGGGCCCGTCAGCTGTACCAGCAGATGGCCGCTGAAGGCAACCCACCACAGTTCGTCGAACAAGGACTCGCCGGTTTGGCCTGGTGTCAGTTGGCGTCTTCTGATGCCGCATCCGCTTCGGCGACACTCGACAACTTGATGGCCAAGAACCCCAGCAGTCCGCTGGCAGTCGGAGCGCTTTACCAGCAAGCCCAACAGTTGGAAGCGACCGACCTCGACCTGGCGTTGGCTCGCTATGGACAACTGATCGAACATCACCCCAGCGATCGCCTGGCGGCTCATGCCCGTTTGCGAACGGCCACCATCCTGGACCGTCTCGATCGCGATGCCGAAGCGGAAGCGATTCTGCTGAAGCTGACCACCGATCCAACCTCGGTGCTACCAACCGAAGACATCTGGTATCGCCTCGCCTGGGTTCGCTTAGACCAGCAAAAGACCGACGAAGCACTCGACGCGTTCGAGCAGATTCATCGCCACTTCCGCGAGAGCGATCTGTGGGAAGACTCGACCTATCGTCTGGCCGAAGCTGCTCTGAAAGCAGGCAACACCGAAAAGGCTCGCGAGTACCTCAAGCAGTTACTGGAAGACAACGCCAAGCCGGCCGATGTAAAGTCGAAGGTCGCACTGTTTGGTCGCTACATGCTGGGTCAGGTCGAGATTCAAGCTGGCAAATGGAACGAAGCCATTCCGCTGATGGATCAGGTAGCGGAGGAAGCAAAGACGGAACCACTGCATAGCATGGCTGTCTTCTGGAGCGGTGAAGCCCGATTCCGCAGCGACAAGTTTGCGGACGCCCAGACCAAATTCGACCAGCTTCTGACCGAGAATCTTGGCCGTCAGCAAGAGAGCTTGCCGGTTGCCGAAATGCGTCTTGCTCAGATCTACGCTCACCAAGGGGATTGGGATAAAGCGTACGAGCAAGCCCAAGAGATCGGTCGCAAGTATCCGAACTTTGCCCAAGCTCACGAGCTCGATTACCTGCTTGGTCGTTGCCTGGCTCGTCGGGGCGAATTCCAAGCGGCCCGCGCAGCTTACATGAAAGTGGTTCAATCGCCGGTGGCCGCCAACAGCGAAACGGCTTCGATGGCCCAGTGGATGATCGGTGAGACCTACTTCCATCAGAAGAACTACGACGCAGCGATTCGCTCGTACGTCAAGGTCGCCACATCCCCCAACAACTTCCCCAAATGGAAGGCCGCGGCCCTCTTGCAGATTGGGAAGTGTCACGAGATTCAAGAAGACTGGGAAAAAGCCACCCAGTACTATTCCGAGGTCAAAGCCGATCATGTCGATTCGCCCTTTGCCCCAGAGGCGGAAACGCGGCTGAGTGTTGTTCGTCAACGAACCCAGCAGGCTCAACTGGAAACGACGAGGAAATAA